One window of bacterium genomic DNA carries:
- a CDS encoding acyltransferase, giving the protein MADESFRVRENTELYLGTGRERTSLWLIRQGVDLIRQLKFSFMHPRLVWDEILCECIYPACIARKKGLHMEGRVIVRGFPLIDISRGASITIGKDVTLNSRNRGYHINLHSPVKLFADRPGAEISIGKNTRIHGTCIHAHRRISIGQGCLIAANTQIFDSSGHDLSFSQVENRIHTTGSPRPIVIEDNVWIGANCIILPGTHIGCGSVIAAGSVVMKSVPSLVIAGGNPARVVRDYSS; this is encoded by the coding sequence ATGGCTGATGAATCCTTCAGGGTGAGGGAAAATACCGAGCTGTATCTGGGGACAGGCAGAGAGAGGACTTCCCTTTGGCTGATACGGCAGGGTGTGGACCTTATCCGGCAATTGAAATTTTCCTTTATGCATCCCCGGCTGGTCTGGGACGAGATTCTTTGCGAGTGCATATACCCGGCCTGCATAGCCCGTAAGAAGGGACTGCACATGGAGGGGAGAGTGATAGTGAGAGGTTTCCCCCTTATCGATATCAGCCGGGGTGCATCGATAACCATCGGGAAGGATGTCACGCTCAATTCGCGGAACAGGGGATACCACATTAATCTTCATTCTCCGGTAAAACTCTTCGCTGACAGGCCGGGGGCTGAAATCAGCATCGGAAAAAACACGAGAATTCACGGGACATGCATTCATGCCCACCGCAGGATCAGTATCGGCCAGGGTTGCCTGATAGCAGCCAATACTCAGATATTTGATTCCAGCGGACATGATCTTTCTTTCTCTCAGGTTGAAAACAGGATCCATACAACCGGCAGTCCCAGGCCTATTGTCATCGAAGATAATGTCTGGATTGGGGCCAATTGCATCATCCTGCCGGGCACTCATATTGGCTGCGGAAGTGTCATAGCGGCTGGAAGCGTGGTGATGAAAAGCGTACCATCTCTGGTAATTGCCGGTGGCAACCCGGCCAGGGTGGTCAGGGACTATTCATCTTGA
- a CDS encoding HYR domain-containing protein has protein sequence MKKVSFFIQRSGPGSIPLQLILCFLVVLLAGGVYYLTVHHAWAADAQPGGVAMHAWPCQGHDSRHTGQSPFLGAQTNALKWKWSAGGRIYSSPAIGADGTVYAGSDNGQICALRSQNGSLKWSYETGDSINSSPALGQDGTLYVGSLDGRLYALTQNGSLKWSYQTADEIYSSPTVGPDGTIYVGSLDNSLYALTQDGSLKWSFRTGDDIYCSPAVGPDGSTIYIGSLDGQVYALNARDGSLKWSYKTGYWIHSSPAVGSDGTIYVGSLDGRIYALKPQNGQPKWNFQTADDIYGSPAIGNDGTIYVGSLDGRIYALNSIDGRQKWSYKTGAGIGSSPAIGSDGTVYIGSLDSRIYALKAQDGSLKWSYKTEGGVYSQPAIGADGTVCFGGLDGWIYAFGFPEEGVADSSWPCWRLNALHTGQSSSIGPQTSTLKWKYQVGGEVYASPVTGMDGTIYIGSYDSKIYALDPAGHGVKWSYQAGGRIRSTPAITADGTLYAAGLDGVVYALKSWNGTLKWSYQTGNWIYSSPAVGLDGTVYIAGLDSKVYALKPDGSLKWSAKTGGGIYSSPAIGSDGLVYVGSGDGRIYAFSSQDGSQQWSYQTGERIYSSPALGADGAVYIGSLDGSIYALNTYDGSLKWKYQTDGGVYSSPALGADGGLYIGSLDGRIYALNTHDGSLKWSYQTGGGIYSSPALGADGTIYIGSLDSHIYALDSRDGSLKWSYKAGSRVDSSPAIAAGGRVYAVDLSGMVYAFADDRKDTEPPRLTCPGELTVAATGRMTKVSFTATASDDIDPQPMIVYDHNPGSEFPVGKTMVKVTATDASGNSSTCDFSVIVKDTDPPVVSCPPDQIVPATGCMTRVNFVATAIDTVDPNPKITYDPAPGSEFPAGKTTTVRVVATDASGNSSPCSFKVTAGSLLSPVICPSDITVSATGKMTRVNYQATAANCVDPASIIITYDHEPGSEFPVGTTPVKVTVKDASGSIISTCTFTVTVIDKPSAITFPSDMTVSATGSKTRVYYSVTVPDTGGPMPLITYDPAPGFEFPVGTTPVTVTVKDASGNIISTYTFTVTVTDKPPAITCPSDMTVSATGSKTRVYYSAPVPDTSGPMPLIAYDPEPGSEFPLGTTPVTVTATDSAGKSSTCSFTVQVKDTEAPRITCPGDMTVSALGEKTRVYFTATASDIVDQDPNVLCDHEPGSEFPLGDTDVRVTATDDSGNSSTCSFRVTVRDTTPPVIQCSRNLVIPAEDSMTRVSYTITATDNVDTNPKIVCNPESGSEFPVGTRQVKVTATDAAGNSSDCSFEVEVKDTRPPVINCPSTVDAIASGPLTRVNFTVTATDNVDQNPKIVCDHESGSEFPPGITTVKITATDAAGNSSTSYMSVNVRDSGSPLVTCPEDMTVPATGWKTRVDFSARATDAVDSRLTIVYDHVPGSEFFLGTTPVTVKATDASGNGDECTFHVTVRDEDPPRALCPSDKVVSATGSRTRVDFTARAIDDVDPAPRIVYDHEPGSEFPVGTTRVRVKVNDGSGNYDECTFQVTVRDTEPPRITCPDQIVAPATGGTTRVNFTATATDNADDSPIISYDHRPGSEFPAGSTPVRVTAVDSAGNSSECTFIVVVKDTTPPVITCPANMTVAASTGNGGARVYFTATATDNADRNPVITYAPRPGTEFPSGTTTVRVTATDASGNVGTCSFQVTVGDTTAPQVNCPSDMTVAATGPKTRVYFTATASDNADPQPVIVCDPESGTEFSPGTTTVKVRATDSAGNTGTCTFRVIVQDTATPLATLTLGENPPYDTTQVMRIHYTASDTCDPAPTVKVELSNNRDKPVDITAGSPILLPLAELAGENTVTLTVTDRSGNVKKETVNFEVALKLSGNQITIKPEILRAFPGTFTVSLTLPPPYDTSTVYDAVADGAPHLGINYQPSEQRAVCEFQRADIKTLPLDTQFEVTGSFRYKGTECTFFGTDTIQFVVWPDRIQSLWPGASGRRSVFDGTWCTGPLCDGM, from the coding sequence ATGAAGAAAGTGTCTTTTTTCATTCAAAGAAGTGGACCGGGCTCTATTCCTTTGCAATTGATCTTGTGTTTTCTCGTGGTTCTGCTGGCAGGAGGGGTATATTATCTGACTGTGCACCACGCCTGGGCTGCCGATGCTCAGCCGGGAGGTGTGGCCATGCATGCCTGGCCCTGCCAGGGGCATGATTCAAGACATACCGGCCAGAGCCCGTTTCTGGGGGCTCAAACCAATGCCCTGAAGTGGAAATGGTCAGCGGGGGGGAGGATTTACTCCTCACCGGCCATAGGGGCTGACGGCACGGTTTATGCCGGCAGCGATAACGGACAGATATGCGCCCTTCGGTCTCAGAATGGCAGCCTGAAGTGGAGTTATGAAACCGGAGACAGCATAAACTCCTCACCCGCCCTTGGCCAGGATGGAACGCTGTACGTCGGCAGTCTCGATGGCCGGCTCTATGCCTTGACCCAGAATGGCAGCCTGAAGTGGAGCTATCAGACCGCTGATGAAATTTATTCCTCGCCGACTGTCGGGCCGGACGGCACAATCTATGTCGGCAGCCTGGATAATTCCCTTTACGCCTTGACCCAGGATGGCAGTCTGAAGTGGAGCTTCAGGACCGGGGATGATATTTACTGCTCCCCCGCTGTCGGGCCGGACGGCAGCACAATCTATATCGGCAGTCTCGATGGGCAGGTCTATGCCCTGAACGCCCGGGACGGCAGCCTGAAGTGGAGTTATAAAACAGGGTACTGGATTCATTCCTCCCCCGCTGTCGGGTCGGACGGCACAATCTATGTGGGCAGCCTGGATGGCCGGATCTATGCCCTGAAACCTCAGAACGGCCAGCCGAAGTGGAATTTCCAGACCGCTGATGACATTTACGGATCACCGGCAATCGGCAATGACGGCACGATCTATGTGGGCAGTCTGGATGGCCGGATCTATGCCCTCAATTCCATTGACGGGCGTCAGAAATGGAGCTATAAAACCGGGGCCGGAATCGGATCCTCACCTGCCATAGGATCGGATGGCACGGTCTACATCGGCAGCCTGGACAGCCGGATCTATGCCCTGAAAGCCCAGGATGGCAGCCTGAAGTGGAGCTACAAAACCGAGGGCGGGGTCTATTCCCAACCGGCGATCGGCGCTGACGGCACAGTCTGCTTCGGCGGTCTGGATGGCTGGATCTATGCCTTCGGTTTTCCGGAGGAAGGGGTGGCGGACAGCAGTTGGCCATGCTGGAGGCTCAATGCCCTGCATACCGGCCAGAGCTCCTCGATCGGTCCGCAAACCAGCACCCTGAAATGGAAATACCAGGTCGGAGGGGAAGTTTACGCATCGCCGGTCACCGGTATGGATGGCACAATCTATATCGGAAGCTATGACTCCAAAATTTATGCCCTTGATCCTGCGGGACACGGTGTGAAATGGAGCTACCAGGCCGGGGGCCGGATCAGGTCAACGCCTGCCATTACCGCCGATGGCACCCTCTATGCCGCAGGTCTTGACGGAGTGGTGTATGCGCTCAAATCCTGGAATGGCACTCTGAAGTGGAGTTATCAGACCGGCAATTGGATTTATTCCTCTCCGGCTGTCGGGCTCGATGGCACGGTCTACATTGCAGGGCTCGACAGTAAGGTATATGCGCTCAAACCTGACGGCAGTCTGAAATGGAGCGCAAAAACCGGCGGCGGGATTTATTCTTCCCCGGCCATAGGGTCTGACGGCCTGGTGTATGTTGGAAGCGGGGATGGAAGGATCTACGCCTTTTCTTCCCAGGATGGGAGCCAGCAATGGAGTTACCAGACCGGAGAGCGCATCTACTCTTCCCCGGCCCTTGGTGCCGACGGTGCGGTTTATATCGGCAGTCTGGACGGCAGTATCTACGCTCTGAACACCTATGACGGCAGCCTGAAATGGAAGTATCAGACCGACGGCGGGGTCTATTCCTCCCCGGCCCTTGGCGCTGACGGCGGGCTGTATATCGGCAGCCTGGATGGACGGATCTATGCCCTGAATACCCATGACGGCAGCCTGAAGTGGAGCTATCAGACCGGCGGAGGAATCTACTCCTCACCGGCCCTCGGTGCGGATGGAACAATCTATATCGGCAGCCTGGACAGCCATATCTATGCTCTCGACTCCCGGGACGGCAGCCTGAAGTGGAGCTACAAGGCTGGCAGCCGCGTTGATTCCTCACCGGCCATTGCCGCCGGAGGCAGGGTGTATGCCGTGGATTTAAGCGGCATGGTTTATGCCTTCGCCGATGACCGAAAGGATACCGAACCGCCCCGACTGACCTGTCCAGGGGAGCTGACTGTTGCAGCCACCGGCAGAATGACCAAAGTGTCATTTACCGCCACTGCCTCCGATGATATAGATCCTCAGCCGATGATCGTCTATGATCACAATCCGGGTTCTGAATTTCCTGTTGGAAAGACTATGGTCAAGGTTACAGCCACAGATGCTTCGGGTAATTCCAGCACCTGCGATTTTTCGGTAATAGTCAAGGATACCGATCCGCCCGTTGTTTCCTGTCCGCCCGATCAGATTGTTCCGGCCACAGGCTGTATGACCAGGGTTAATTTTGTGGCCACGGCCATTGACACGGTAGACCCCAACCCCAAGATAACCTACGATCCTGCGCCAGGCTCTGAATTTCCTGCCGGGAAAACAACCACGGTCAGGGTAGTGGCCACGGACGCATCAGGCAATTCGAGCCCCTGCTCCTTTAAGGTGACTGCAGGCAGCCTCTTGAGTCCGGTAATCTGCCCCTCTGATATAACCGTTTCCGCTACCGGCAAAATGACCAGAGTAAACTATCAGGCTACGGCTGCAAACTGCGTAGACCCTGCATCCATAATAATCACCTACGATCATGAGCCGGGATCAGAATTTCCCGTGGGTACAACGCCGGTCAAGGTGACGGTCAAAGATGCATCGGGCAGCATCATCAGTACCTGCACCTTTACGGTAACGGTCATAGATAAGCCTTCTGCAATCACCTTCCCATCCGATATGACCGTTTCAGCTACAGGCTCAAAGACCAGGGTGTATTATTCGGTCACAGTCCCTGACACCGGCGGCCCCATGCCGCTGATAACCTATGATCCTGCGCCGGGATTCGAATTTCCCGTGGGCACAACCCCGGTTACGGTGACAGTCAAAGATGCATCGGGCAACATCATCAGTACCTACACCTTTACGGTAACGGTCACGGATAAGCCTCCTGCAATCACCTGCCCATCCGATATGACCGTTTCAGCCACAGGCTCAAAGACCAGGGTGTATTATTCGGCTCCAGTCCCTGATACCAGCGGTCCCATGCCGCTGATAGCCTATGATCCTGAGCCGGGATCGGAATTCCCCCTGGGCACAACCCCGGTTACGGTGACGGCAACCGACTCGGCAGGCAAGTCCAGTACCTGCTCTTTCACGGTGCAGGTGAAGGATACAGAAGCGCCCCGGATCACCTGTCCGGGTGATATGACCGTTTCAGCCCTGGGGGAGAAGACCAGGGTATATTTCACGGCCACAGCCAGTGATATCGTGGATCAGGACCCAAATGTGCTCTGTGACCATGAGCCCGGCTCTGAATTCCCTCTGGGTGACACCGATGTCAGGGTGACGGCCACCGACGATTCGGGTAACTCCAGCACCTGCTCCTTTCGGGTAACCGTACGGGATACCACCCCGCCGGTGATCCAGTGCTCCCGTAATCTGGTCATTCCGGCAGAGGACAGTATGACCAGAGTGAGTTATACCATCACGGCCACGGACAATGTGGATACAAATCCGAAAATAGTCTGTAATCCTGAGTCCGGTTCCGAATTTCCTGTGGGAACACGGCAAGTCAAGGTAACGGCCACTGACGCAGCGGGTAATTCCAGCGACTGCTCATTTGAAGTTGAAGTAAAAGACACCAGGCCGCCGGTGATCAACTGTCCGTCCACGGTAGATGCCATCGCTTCAGGTCCGCTGACCAGAGTGAATTTTACGGTCACGGCTACGGATAACGTGGATCAAAATCCGAAAATAGTCTGTGACCATGAATCCGGCTCTGAATTTCCCCCCGGCATAACCACGGTCAAGATAACGGCCACTGATGCAGCGGGCAACTCCAGTACCAGTTATATGAGCGTGAACGTACGGGACTCCGGTTCCCCGCTGGTCACCTGTCCGGAAGATATGACAGTTCCAGCCACCGGATGGAAGACCAGGGTCGATTTTTCCGCCAGGGCCACTGACGCTGTGGACTCGAGACTGACCATTGTCTATGACCATGTGCCCGGCTCTGAATTTTTCCTGGGAACGACTCCGGTCACGGTGAAGGCCACTGACGCTTCAGGTAATGGCGATGAGTGCACCTTCCATGTCACAGTCAGGGATGAGGATCCTCCGAGGGCCCTGTGCCCGTCCGATAAGGTCGTTTCAGCCACCGGCAGCAGAACCAGGGTGGATTTTACCGCCAGGGCCATCGACGATGTGGACCCGGCTCCGAGGATAGTCTATGACCATGAGCCGGGATCAGAATTCCCTGTAGGAACGACCAGGGTCAGGGTAAAGGTCAACGACGGTTCGGGCAATTACGATGAGTGCACCTTTCAGGTCACTGTCAGGGATACCGAGCCTCCCAGAATCACCTGCCCTGATCAGATTGTGGCCCCGGCCACAGGAGGTACAACCAGGGTGAATTTCACCGCTACGGCCACCGACAATGCGGATGACAGTCCGATAATATCCTACGACCACAGACCAGGCTCTGAATTTCCGGCAGGATCGACGCCGGTCAGGGTGACGGCTGTTGACTCGGCGGGCAATTCCAGTGAATGCACCTTCATCGTAGTGGTAAAGGACACGACCCCTCCGGTAATAACCTGTCCGGCCAACATGACCGTTGCGGCCAGCACCGGCAATGGTGGGGCCAGAGTATATTTCACGGCCACGGCCACGGATAACGCGGACCGTAATCCGGTGATAACCTACGCCCCCAGGCCAGGCACCGAGTTCCCTTCGGGAACAACGACCGTCAGGGTGACAGCCACGGATGCTTCAGGGAATGTCGGGACCTGCTCTTTTCAGGTGACGGTCGGGGACACCACAGCCCCCCAGGTCAACTGCCCTTCCGATATGACCGTTGCAGCCACAGGCCCAAAGACCAGAGTGTATTTTACGGCTACAGCCTCAGACAATGCCGATCCCCAGCCGGTAATAGTCTGTGATCCCGAATCAGGCACCGAGTTCTCCCCGGGGACAACAACCGTTAAAGTGAGGGCCACGGATTCTGCGGGCAACACCGGAACCTGCACCTTCAGGGTGATTGTCCAGGATACCGCAACCCCGCTGGCAACCCTGACCCTTGGCGAAAATCCTCCCTATGACACCACCCAGGTCATGAGAATACACTACACGGCAAGCGATACCTGCGATCCTGCCCCGACGGTCAAGGTGGAGCTTTCCAACAACAGGGATAAGCCAGTCGATATTACCGCAGGCTCACCCATTCTCCTTCCCCTGGCAGAATTGGCCGGAGAAAATACGGTTACTCTGACAGTCACCGATAGGAGCGGCAACGTGAAGAAAGAAACGGTAAATTTTGAGGTGGCCCTCAAACTGAGCGGAAATCAGATTACCATCAAACCTGAAATTCTCCGGGCCTTTCCCGGCACATTTACCGTCTCCCTGACCCTTCCCCCGCCATACGATACCTCGACCGTGTATGATGCAGTAGCTGATGGAGCTCCGCATCTTGGCATCAACTACCAGCCCTCAGAACAAAGGGCTGTCTGCGAGTTCCAGAGAGCCGATATCAAAACGCTGCCGCTCGATACCCAATTCGAGGTGACAGGCTCCTTCCGGTACAAAGGCACGGAATGCACCTTTTTCGGTACCGATACCATCCAGTTTGTGGTGTGGCCGGACCGAATCCAGTCTCTATGGCCAGGGGCGAGTGGCCGCAGGTCAGTGTTCGATGGAACATGGTGCACCGGGCCGCTGTGCGATGGGATGTAG
- a CDS encoding desulfoferrodoxin, translating into MAKSQGIYKCLICGNVVSVLDAGRGELVCCGKPMSLFEEKTAEQEGREKHVPLLEPIDGGIKVTVGSVLHPMEEKHYIELIQLIKEGEVFMEKRLKPGTQPIAEFCHVNVNAEGLMARAFCNLHGLWKN; encoded by the coding sequence ATGGCAAAATCCCAGGGGATATACAAATGTTTGATATGCGGAAATGTTGTTTCCGTCCTCGATGCAGGACGGGGAGAATTGGTATGCTGTGGAAAACCGATGAGTCTTTTCGAGGAAAAGACCGCGGAGCAGGAAGGCAGAGAGAAACATGTCCCGCTGCTGGAACCCATCGATGGGGGCATAAAAGTTACCGTCGGCTCTGTGCTCCATCCGATGGAAGAGAAACACTATATTGAGTTGATCCAGCTTATCAAAGAGGGTGAAGTTTTCATGGAGAAAAGGCTCAAACCTGGCACGCAGCCGATTGCCGAGTTCTGCCATGTCAATGTCAATGCCGAAGGTTTGATGGCAAGGGCTTTTTGTAATCTTCACGGGCTTTGGAAAAATTAG
- the nusA gene encoding transcription termination factor NusA — protein MGSDLLKVIQQVGREKNINPEVLIEAVESALLLASKKRFGSTDNLAFHLNRETGEVELFSVRKVAEEIKDREKEILLEEARRFEAQAKTGDTIEVQMEIEDFGRIAAQTAKHVIIQKVREAERENVYNDFKDRKGELINGIILRHEKGNAIVDLGKTEVAIPPKEQIPGENFRTGDRIRAYIADVYKTTKGPQITLSRTHAGFVVKLFEVEVPEIYEGIVSIMAAVREPGERTKIAVHSKDKDVDPVGACVGVRGSRVQSIVRELRGEKIDIIRWSEDPLTFVANALSPAEILHADFDPKSKSVKIVVSDQHLSLAIGKRGQNARLASKLTGWKIDINSESEVKEQKMRLNKKREQVIKHLSNLPDMSIEVAERIINRGINSLEDVASLSVEELASISGVGEVMARNIIQSASEKLKRQDTGGDII, from the coding sequence ATGGGTAGCGATTTGCTTAAAGTAATCCAACAGGTAGGAAGGGAAAAAAACATCAACCCCGAGGTGTTGATTGAGGCGGTGGAGTCTGCCTTGCTGCTCGCTTCCAAGAAGAGGTTTGGGTCCACCGATAATCTGGCCTTTCACCTTAACCGGGAAACCGGTGAGGTTGAATTATTCAGTGTCCGAAAGGTGGCAGAGGAAATCAAGGACCGGGAGAAGGAGATACTGCTGGAGGAAGCACGCAGGTTTGAAGCCCAGGCCAAAACAGGTGATACCATTGAAGTACAGATGGAAATCGAAGATTTTGGCCGGATTGCTGCCCAGACCGCCAAGCACGTTATCATTCAGAAAGTTCGCGAGGCAGAAAGAGAAAATGTTTACAATGACTTCAAGGACCGGAAGGGTGAATTGATCAACGGTATCATTCTCAGGCATGAGAAAGGCAATGCGATTGTCGATCTGGGCAAGACCGAAGTTGCCATACCTCCCAAAGAGCAGATTCCGGGGGAAAACTTCAGGACAGGGGACCGGATACGGGCCTATATTGCCGATGTGTATAAGACTACCAAGGGGCCGCAGATTACCCTGTCACGGACGCATGCCGGATTTGTGGTTAAATTATTCGAGGTTGAGGTGCCCGAGATCTATGAAGGCATTGTCAGTATTATGGCCGCGGTACGGGAGCCGGGCGAGCGCACCAAAATCGCGGTCCATTCCAAGGACAAGGATGTGGACCCGGTGGGTGCCTGCGTCGGTGTGCGCGGCTCACGGGTGCAGTCCATCGTCAGAGAGCTGCGCGGTGAGAAGATCGATATTATCCGGTGGTCCGAGGACCCTCTCACCTTTGTAGCCAATGCCCTGAGCCCGGCTGAAATCCTTCATGCGGATTTTGATCCGAAAAGCAAATCGGTCAAGATCGTGGTTTCGGACCAGCACCTGTCGCTGGCTATCGGCAAACGGGGACAAAATGCCCGTTTAGCCTCGAAGCTGACCGGGTGGAAAATCGATATCAACAGTGAATCCGAAGTGAAAGAACAAAAAATGCGGTTGAACAAGAAGCGTGAGCAGGTCATCAAGCACCTGTCCAATCTTCCTGATATGAGCATAGAAGTGGCTGAAAGAATCATTAACCGGGGAATCAACTCCCTGGAGGATGTGGCCTCCCTGTCGGTTGAGGAATTAGCCTCGATTTCCGGTGTGGGGGAGGTCATGGCCCGGAACATTATCCAGAGTGCATCGGAAAAACTCAAGAGACAAGATACGGGAGGTGATATAATTTGA